Proteins encoded by one window of Dioscorea cayenensis subsp. rotundata cultivar TDr96_F1 chromosome 6, TDr96_F1_v2_PseudoChromosome.rev07_lg8_w22 25.fasta, whole genome shotgun sequence:
- the LOC120263888 gene encoding LOW QUALITY PROTEIN: dr1-associated corepressor-like (The sequence of the model RefSeq protein was modified relative to this genomic sequence to represent the inferred CDS: deleted 1 base in 1 codon), which yields MRKKMDTRFPASRIKKIMQADEDIGKIALAVPVLVSKALELFLQDLCDRTYEITLQRGMKTMSALHLKQCVQSFSVFDFLRDIMNKVPDLGGSDAAGDDRASKRRRTVDEGNDSDEDMKLARTQDSIGPSSGGRGRGRGRGRGRGARGNRAAERESAHFDKCEDDPDTSPQREERQHGIKSETIPDNFNVTQPGETKGINTEDAASVRNFDLNLKLDENGDTTTATKQEVKAPDEYLGWSDNMAQISIDPVQLALLNGRLDEEDEDYDNVDD from the exons atgaggaagaagatggaCACTCGTTTCCCCGCG TCTCGAATTAAAAAGATTATGCAA GCTGATGAAGATATTGGGAAGATTGCATTGGCTGTGCCTGTTTTAGTAT CCAAAGCGTTGGAATTGTTTCTTCAAGACCTTTGTGACCGGACATATGAGATTACTCTTCAGAGAGGAATGAAGACAATGAGTGCTTTACACCT AAAGCAATGTGTCCAAAGTTTCAGTGTCTTTGATTTCCTGAGGGACATAATGAACAAAGTCCCAGACTTGGGTGGTTCTGATGCTGCTGGTGATGATAGAGCTAGCAAGAGAAG gaGAACTGTGGATGAAGGCAATGATAGTGATGAGGACATGAAGCTGGCCAGAACT CAAGATAGCATAGGGCCCAGCAGTGGAGGCAGAGGTCGAGGAAGAGGGCGAGGAAGAGGCCGTGGTGCTCGTGGCAACCGAGCGGCTGAGAGAGAAAGTGCTCACTTCGATAAATGTGAAGATGACCCAGACACCTCTCCTCAGCGGGAAGAAAGGCAGCACGGCATCAAATCTGAAACTATTCCTGACAACTTTAACGTTACACAACCGGGGGAAACTAAAGGCATCAATACAGAAGATGCTGCATCAGTCCGGAACTTCGACTTGAATTTGAAGCTGGATGAGAATGGCGACACAACGACAGCCACAAAGCAGGAGGTAAAGGCTCCGGATGAATACCTGGGCTGGTCCGATAACATGGCTCAGATTTCTATTGACCCTGTTCAACTCGCATTACTGAACGGAAGATTAGATGAAGAAGACGAGGACTATGACAATGTAGATGATTAA